A stretch of Ferribacterium limneticum DNA encodes these proteins:
- a CDS encoding EAL domain-containing protein: MLDNKTIADAEAGAPGALQALLDAIPANVALIDASGYVLMVNKAWDKFATMNNGGQACRVGANYLDVCAKLPPEDGAVSCEANTRLREILAGTEDAATFVYPCHSPNKQRWFRAHFARLPKDGKFSAVVMHFDITESMLAEQKLFELVHFDSLTGLPNRVLFTDRLHQSVARASRYGSKAAVLFADLDRLKKINDTLGHQVGDALIQQVGQRLSDTLRRSDTVGRLGSDEFAFILSDVKEAEEVASVVRKLMNALRAPFLINGSDVFTSASIGIAIYPDDAEDPDILLRHADTAMYRAKEGGRDKFEYFVAAMNERAQERQQLDVDLRHALSRGEFVLFYQPKVSCHSGAIVGAEALIRWRHPQRGLVSPAEFIPILEELNLIDGVGSWVIDEACRQIGEWQATGLEVPAISVNLSAQQLDDEHLVKKVRDALERNGVRPDRFELELTESLLMRNVDRIIPTLAELRQLGVKLSVDDFGTGYSSLSYLKQFPLDAVKVDRSFVQDITADPDDASITRAVITMAHQLKLKVIAEGVETEGQLTLLIANQCDEIQGFFFSRPVPASELECMLREKRCLPAELIRPEDRQRTILLVDDEENILASLRRLLRRDGYRILAATSAAEGLELLAKNSVDVIISDQRMPSMTGVEFLRRVKTIHPDTVRMVLSGYTELQSITDAINEGAIYKFLTKPWDDDQLRANIEEAFRHKGLADENRRLGQQLQMANTGLARTNQQLQELLSSEQQRIIRDETMLGVIQEVLRQVPIPIAGVDEEGMVVFANEEADRLLGGGASLLGNYAGEIIPAALLDLLARPVGSTQHWEAENTSYLACTRPIDDRQNARGTLLMLVPERSNRG; this comes from the coding sequence ATGCTTGATAATAAAACGATAGCTGACGCCGAAGCGGGAGCGCCTGGCGCGCTGCAAGCACTTCTCGATGCCATTCCGGCCAATGTGGCGCTGATTGATGCGTCCGGTTACGTGCTGATGGTCAACAAGGCCTGGGACAAATTTGCCACCATGAACAATGGCGGCCAGGCGTGCCGGGTTGGCGCCAATTACCTTGATGTTTGTGCCAAGCTGCCGCCAGAGGATGGCGCAGTATCCTGCGAAGCGAACACCCGTCTCCGGGAAATCCTGGCCGGCACGGAGGACGCTGCCACTTTCGTCTATCCATGCCATTCACCGAACAAGCAACGCTGGTTCCGCGCTCATTTCGCCCGCCTGCCGAAAGATGGAAAATTTTCGGCTGTGGTCATGCATTTCGACATCACCGAAAGCATGCTGGCCGAGCAGAAATTGTTCGAACTGGTTCATTTCGACAGCCTGACCGGTCTTCCCAACCGCGTTCTGTTCACCGACCGCCTCCATCAATCGGTGGCCCGGGCCAGTCGCTATGGCAGCAAAGCTGCAGTCCTCTTTGCCGACCTCGATCGACTGAAAAAGATCAACGACACGCTGGGGCACCAGGTGGGCGATGCACTGATCCAGCAAGTGGGCCAGCGTCTGTCTGACACCCTCAGGCGCAGCGACACCGTAGGCCGGCTGGGTAGCGATGAATTTGCCTTCATTCTGTCCGACGTCAAGGAAGCCGAGGAAGTCGCATCGGTCGTGCGCAAGCTGATGAATGCCTTGAGGGCCCCCTTCCTGATCAACGGTAGCGACGTCTTTACCTCGGCCAGCATCGGCATTGCAATTTACCCCGACGACGCCGAGGACCCCGACATTCTGCTCAGGCATGCCGACACCGCGATGTATCGGGCCAAGGAAGGCGGTCGGGACAAATTCGAGTATTTTGTCGCCGCCATGAACGAGCGTGCTCAGGAACGCCAGCAACTGGACGTCGACCTTCGGCATGCCCTGTCTCGTGGTGAATTCGTGCTGTTCTATCAGCCGAAAGTCAGTTGTCACAGCGGGGCGATTGTCGGTGCCGAGGCCTTGATTCGCTGGCGTCATCCCCAGCGAGGCCTGGTGTCGCCAGCCGAATTCATTCCCATCCTCGAAGAGCTCAACCTGATCGACGGTGTGGGCAGTTGGGTCATCGACGAGGCCTGTCGGCAAATCGGGGAGTGGCAGGCAACTGGTTTGGAGGTTCCTGCCATCTCGGTGAACCTGTCGGCGCAGCAACTGGACGACGAGCATTTGGTCAAGAAAGTGCGCGATGCCCTAGAGAGAAATGGCGTCCGTCCCGACCGATTCGAGCTCGAATTGACCGAGAGTCTCCTGATGCGCAACGTGGACCGCATCATTCCAACTCTGGCCGAGCTTCGGCAGCTTGGCGTCAAGCTGTCCGTTGACGACTTCGGAACGGGGTACTCCAGCCTTTCCTATCTCAAGCAATTCCCACTCGATGCCGTCAAGGTCGACCGCTCCTTCGTCCAGGACATTACCGCCGATCCGGATGATGCCTCGATCACGCGAGCGGTCATCACGATGGCCCACCAGTTGAAGCTGAAGGTGATTGCCGAAGGTGTCGAAACTGAAGGGCAACTGACGCTGCTCATTGCGAACCAATGCGACGAGATTCAGGGTTTCTTTTTCAGCCGCCCGGTACCGGCCAGTGAGCTGGAGTGCATGCTTCGGGAAAAACGCTGCTTGCCGGCAGAGTTGATCCGCCCGGAGGACCGCCAGCGAACCATCCTGCTGGTCGATGATGAAGAAAACATTCTGGCCTCGCTTCGCCGCCTCCTGCGCCGCGATGGTTACCGCATTCTGGCTGCCACCAGCGCAGCCGAAGGCCTTGAACTGCTGGCCAAAAATTCGGTAGATGTGATCATCTCGGATCAGCGCATGCCGTCGATGACCGGCGTGGAGTTTCTCCGCCGGGTCAAGACCATTCATCCGGATACCGTGCGGATGGTCCTTTCGGGCTACACCGAACTACAGTCGATTACCGATGCGATTAACGAAGGGGCAATTTACAAGTTCCTGACGAAACCATGGGATGACGATCAGCTTCGCGCCAATATCGAGGAAGCCTTTCGCCACAAGGGTCTGGCCGATGAAAATCGACGTCTCGGCCAGCAACTGCAAATGGCCAATACCGGCTTGGCACGGACCAACCAGCAGCTCCAGGAATTGCTGAGTTCTGAGCAGCAACGGATCATTCGTGACGAAACCATGCTTGGGGTGATCCAGGAAGTGTTGCGGCAAGTACCAATTCCGATCGCCGGCGTCGATGAAGAAGGCATGGTGGTCTTTGCCAACGAAGAGGCGGACCGGCTGCTTGGTGGTGGCGCAAGCCTGCTGGGAAATTACGCCGGGGAGATCATCCCCGCTGCCCTGCTCGATCTTTTGGCCCGCCCGGTGGGCAGCACCCAGCACTGGGAAGCCGAAAATACAAGCTATCTGGCCTGTACCCGACCGATAGACGATCGCCAGAACGCCCGTGGCACATTGCTGATGCTGGTTCCGGAGAGGAGCAACCGTGGGTGA
- a CDS encoding HDOD domain-containing protein, producing MTDAGVFHLDPETVAQSIVKLPSLPAIVLDLLQSMENDGVSTESLAAKISGDQALVARLLRIANSSFYGLQRKVLSIPDAIFVLGMSNVRTIALGATLSDSLSRQLNGSSFNFNSFWRHSVGTALCAQALAEKFKCSRETAFAAGLMHDIGHLVLATAFPQHLEEVRKQQLGMDCQAYEAEWSVLGTDHARIGQLLTTRWNFPDSLSEAVGAHHNPELLSGNRLACTIHLADAIAHCLDLTGDEREYVPRIYPHCWSAAGLSWSDTQEIFAQVEKGLDTLCNLLSIS from the coding sequence ATGACCGATGCCGGGGTATTTCACCTCGATCCAGAAACAGTCGCCCAGAGCATAGTCAAACTGCCTTCTCTGCCAGCGATCGTCCTCGACCTTCTGCAGTCGATGGAAAATGACGGCGTTTCCACCGAAAGCCTGGCGGCCAAGATTTCGGGGGATCAAGCCCTGGTCGCCCGTTTGTTGCGCATTGCCAATTCATCGTTCTATGGCCTGCAACGGAAGGTGCTCTCCATTCCCGATGCAATTTTCGTACTCGGGATGAGCAACGTCCGCACAATCGCCTTGGGAGCAACGCTTTCCGACAGTTTGAGCCGGCAACTGAACGGGAGCTCATTCAACTTCAATAGTTTCTGGCGGCACAGCGTGGGAACCGCCCTCTGCGCCCAGGCACTTGCCGAAAAGTTCAAATGCTCCCGAGAAACCGCCTTTGCTGCCGGGCTGATGCACGATATCGGACACCTTGTCCTCGCCACCGCCTTTCCGCAGCACCTGGAAGAAGTCAGGAAGCAACAACTCGGCATGGACTGCCAGGCTTACGAAGCAGAATGGAGTGTGCTCGGCACAGACCACGCCCGTATTGGCCAACTATTGACCACACGATGGAATTTCCCCGACTCCTTAAGTGAGGCAGTCGGGGCGCACCATAATCCTGAATTGTTATCCGGCAACCGTTTGGCCTGCACGATTCACCTGGCCGATGCGATCGCCCATTGCCTGGATCTGACCGGCGATGAGCGAGAGTATGTCCCTCGCATCTACCCTCACTGCTGGAGTGCGGCCGGTTTGTCATGGTCCGACACCCAGGAAATTTTTGCCCAGGTTGAAAAAGGCCTCGATACCCTCTGCAACCTGCTCTCCATTTCATAA
- a CDS encoding hemerythrin domain-containing protein, giving the protein MDTFAWSDRFLTGEPIVDSEHKELFRIINWVGQLQSQPERTDEIKNVLAELVQYAANHFKHEEDLMKESGCDLRHVELHQAIHRDFAQQITAMREVTLGPTDTEFLLRFLASWLAYHILGIDQAMARQVQAIRAGATPESAFEAERATLADPATASLLDALNSLYRVIASRNKALIDLNQDLEHLVGERTMALSNANAKLVSEHAELKDALNAVEATQRKLLESERRRALDAHRYMQQLLAQIVDGDPVPTLVIDANHKITHWNKSCAAVTGVVASEMIGTNRQWSAFYPNERPIMADLIVSSAIDGMEALYHGKFKRSKLIEGAYEAEDFYPHMGDSGRWLYFTAAPLRDANGRIIGAIETLQDVTERHKAVDDLQNYQTQLEDLIEKRTSELGNANRQLAQDIAKREEAETELLRRYSELTELNIQLSDAKNQLVQSEKLASIGQLAAGVAHEINNPIGYVHSNIGSLQKYLSNLFRMLDAYESAENVIADPAERARLQSLRREIDLDFLKEDIPVLMEESREGITRVKKIVQDLKDFSRVDTTQEWELADLHQGIDSTINIVASELKYKAEVVKEYGVLPKIECLPSQLNQVFMNLLVNAAHAMGDQRGEIRIRTGAANNQVWLEFSDNGSGIPAEICGKIFDPFFTTKPVGKGTGLGLSLAYGIIQNHNGSIEVSSEVGKGTTFRIQLPVRRVDSFVAASQ; this is encoded by the coding sequence ATGGACACTTTTGCCTGGAGCGACCGCTTTCTGACCGGCGAACCGATCGTCGATAGCGAGCATAAGGAACTGTTCCGCATTATCAATTGGGTTGGCCAACTCCAATCCCAACCTGAACGTACCGACGAAATCAAGAATGTCCTGGCGGAACTGGTGCAATACGCCGCCAATCATTTCAAGCACGAAGAAGATTTAATGAAGGAAAGCGGGTGCGATCTTCGGCATGTTGAGTTGCATCAAGCGATTCATCGCGATTTCGCGCAGCAGATCACCGCCATGCGGGAGGTCACTCTCGGGCCGACTGACACCGAGTTTCTGCTCCGTTTCCTGGCCAGTTGGCTCGCCTATCACATCCTGGGCATTGATCAGGCGATGGCCCGTCAAGTCCAGGCCATACGGGCCGGGGCCACACCAGAATCGGCCTTTGAAGCGGAGCGCGCCACCCTGGCCGATCCCGCCACTGCCAGTCTGCTGGATGCCTTGAATTCGCTGTATCGCGTCATCGCTTCGCGAAACAAGGCGCTTATCGACCTCAACCAAGACCTGGAGCATTTGGTCGGGGAGCGCACCATGGCCCTCTCCAATGCCAATGCAAAGCTGGTCTCGGAACATGCCGAACTCAAGGATGCGCTGAACGCCGTGGAGGCGACCCAGCGCAAGCTGCTAGAGTCGGAACGGCGTCGTGCTCTGGATGCGCACCGCTATATGCAGCAGCTACTCGCCCAGATTGTGGATGGCGACCCGGTGCCGACATTGGTCATCGATGCCAACCACAAGATAACGCACTGGAACAAATCCTGCGCCGCCGTTACCGGCGTCGTCGCCAGCGAGATGATTGGCACAAACCGCCAATGGTCGGCCTTTTACCCGAACGAGCGGCCGATCATGGCCGATCTCATCGTCAGTTCTGCGATCGATGGCATGGAGGCGCTGTATCACGGAAAATTCAAGCGATCCAAACTGATCGAAGGCGCGTACGAGGCCGAGGATTTCTACCCCCACATGGGGGATTCCGGCCGCTGGCTCTACTTCACCGCCGCACCGTTGCGCGATGCCAATGGCCGCATCATCGGTGCCATCGAAACCCTGCAGGATGTCACCGAACGCCACAAGGCCGTCGATGATCTGCAAAACTATCAAACCCAACTCGAAGACCTGATCGAAAAACGGACGAGCGAACTTGGCAACGCCAATCGCCAGTTGGCGCAGGACATCGCCAAACGTGAAGAAGCCGAAACCGAACTGCTCCGGCGCTATTCGGAACTGACTGAACTGAACATCCAGCTCTCGGACGCCAAGAATCAACTGGTTCAATCAGAAAAACTGGCCTCAATCGGCCAACTCGCCGCCGGCGTCGCCCACGAGATCAACAATCCGATAGGCTATGTCCATTCGAATATTGGCTCTCTGCAGAAATATCTCTCCAATCTGTTCCGGATGCTGGACGCCTATGAGTCGGCCGAAAATGTGATCGCTGATCCGGCCGAACGCGCCCGTTTGCAATCACTGCGCCGGGAGATTGATCTGGACTTTCTCAAGGAAGACATTCCGGTCCTGATGGAAGAATCCAGGGAGGGCATTACCCGGGTCAAAAAAATCGTTCAGGACCTGAAGGATTTCTCCAGAGTGGATACGACCCAGGAATGGGAGTTGGCCGACCTGCACCAGGGAATCGACTCGACGATCAATATCGTTGCCAGCGAACTGAAGTACAAAGCTGAAGTGGTCAAGGAATACGGGGTTCTGCCAAAAATTGAATGCCTCCCATCGCAGCTCAACCAGGTTTTCATGAACCTCCTGGTCAATGCGGCTCACGCCATGGGGGATCAGCGGGGTGAAATCCGCATTCGTACCGGCGCGGCGAATAATCAGGTCTGGCTGGAGTTTTCGGACAACGGCAGCGGTATCCCGGCCGAAATCTGCGGCAAGATATTCGATCCCTTCTTTACGACCAAACCCGTGGGCAAAGGCACCGGGCTCGGGCTTTCGCTCGCCTACGGAATAATCCAGAACCATAACGGCTCCATCGAGGTGAGTAGCGAAGTTGGCAAGGGAACAACCTTCCGCATACAACTTCCTGTCCGGCGCGTTGATTCTTTCGTCGCCGCCAGCCAATGA
- a CDS encoding ATP-binding protein has protein sequence MHPLLKRQLKRQFGSPEAVPESLQEFFERINVDYEKGDADHALALHSLGEMSRELNERNETLRRERDEQVALAKSLEEAHNQLLQSEKMASIGQLAAGVAHEINNPVGYVNSNLKSLDTFTQDLLTLVDAYERSTEHLPTDAQESLSTLREQLDIDFLKTDVVALLRESQEGIDRVKKIVQDLKDFSHVDDGNFNWADLHLGLNSTLNIVNNEIKYKADVFKEYGDIPMVECLPSQLNQVFMNLLVNAAHAMPVDVRGKITVRTGMNADDMVCVEVSDNGSGIPKENLTRIFDPFFTTKPVGKGTGLGLSLAYGIVKKHGGHIEVSSTVGVGTTFRILLPVRQQTSAQ, from the coding sequence ATGCATCCATTGCTTAAACGCCAGCTAAAACGCCAATTCGGCTCCCCGGAGGCCGTTCCGGAGTCTCTGCAAGAATTTTTCGAACGGATCAATGTCGATTATGAGAAGGGCGATGCCGACCATGCGCTCGCTTTGCACTCCCTGGGCGAGATGTCTCGCGAACTCAATGAGCGTAACGAGACACTGCGGCGAGAACGTGATGAACAGGTAGCGCTCGCCAAGAGCCTGGAGGAGGCTCATAACCAGTTGCTGCAGTCAGAAAAGATGGCCTCGATTGGTCAACTGGCGGCGGGTGTCGCGCATGAAATCAACAATCCGGTTGGCTACGTAAATTCAAACCTGAAGTCTCTCGATACCTTCACTCAGGATTTGCTCACCCTCGTCGATGCCTACGAGCGATCTACAGAACATTTGCCGACGGACGCCCAAGAATCGTTATCCACCCTCAGGGAGCAACTCGATATCGATTTTCTCAAGACCGATGTGGTCGCCCTCCTCCGTGAGTCGCAAGAAGGGATCGACCGGGTCAAGAAGATTGTCCAGGACCTGAAGGATTTCTCGCACGTTGACGATGGCAATTTCAACTGGGCAGACCTGCACCTGGGCCTGAACTCAACCCTCAACATCGTAAACAACGAGATCAAGTACAAAGCCGATGTTTTCAAGGAGTATGGCGACATCCCGATGGTCGAATGCCTGCCTTCTCAGCTCAACCAGGTATTCATGAATCTTCTGGTGAATGCTGCCCACGCGATGCCTGTCGATGTACGTGGCAAGATTACGGTACGTACCGGAATGAATGCCGACGATATGGTCTGCGTGGAGGTATCGGACAATGGCAGTGGTATCCCGAAGGAAAACCTGACCAGAATCTTTGACCCCTTCTTCACCACCAAGCCGGTCGGCAAAGGTACCGGTCTTGGCCTCTCACTGGCCTATGGCATCGTGAAAAAACACGGGGGGCACATTGAGGTTAGCAGCACGGTAGGCGTCGGAACGACGTTTCGGATTCTGCTTCCAGTCCGCCAGCAAACCAGTGCTCAATAA
- the dinB gene encoding DNA polymerase IV, which produces MNSARRIAHLDMDAFFASVELLRYPELKGKPVVVGGRNVHQPVNQSDGARRFARLGDYAGRGVVTTSTYEARALGVFSGMGLMKSAQLAPEAILLPANFDAYRDYSRRFKAAVATIAPQIEDRGIDEIYIDLSDIPEETHVLARRIKQAVFDATGLTCSIGITPNKLLSKICSDLDKPNGITVLGMAEVATRIWPLPARKINGIGPKATERLSRLGITTIGELAAAPVEFLVNAFGRTTGTWLHRVAHGLDERPVVMESEPKSISRESTFDRDLHARQDRAALSEIFTSLCMRVADDLKRKGYASRTIGIKLRYSDFHAVTRDVTLPVGVSDGEQIRKAAGECLKRVPLTQRIRLLGVRASGLVSLDEVEIDSGSVQAELPF; this is translated from the coding sequence ATGAACAGTGCTCGGCGCATCGCCCACCTCGATATGGATGCATTTTTTGCCTCCGTCGAATTGCTACGCTACCCGGAACTCAAGGGGAAGCCGGTGGTGGTGGGCGGCCGCAATGTTCATCAGCCGGTCAATCAATCCGATGGCGCCAGGCGCTTCGCCAGATTGGGCGACTATGCCGGGCGCGGTGTGGTGACCACCTCCACCTACGAAGCACGGGCCCTCGGTGTCTTTTCCGGCATGGGGCTGATGAAATCGGCGCAACTGGCGCCGGAGGCGATTCTGCTGCCGGCCAATTTCGATGCCTACCGCGATTATTCGCGCCGCTTCAAAGCCGCGGTAGCGACGATCGCACCGCAAATCGAGGATAGAGGTATCGATGAAATTTACATCGATCTCAGCGACATTCCGGAAGAAACCCATGTCCTGGCCAGGCGTATCAAGCAGGCGGTATTCGATGCGACCGGCCTGACCTGTTCTATTGGCATCACGCCGAACAAATTGCTCTCGAAAATCTGCTCGGACCTGGATAAACCGAACGGCATTACCGTGCTTGGCATGGCCGAGGTAGCGACGCGGATATGGCCGCTGCCAGCCAGGAAGATCAACGGTATCGGACCCAAGGCAACGGAACGCCTGAGCCGCTTGGGGATCACGACAATCGGCGAACTGGCCGCCGCTCCGGTCGAGTTTCTGGTCAATGCCTTTGGCCGGACAACGGGCACCTGGTTGCACCGGGTGGCGCATGGCCTGGACGAGCGGCCGGTGGTCATGGAATCCGAACCCAAGTCGATCAGTCGGGAAAGCACCTTCGACCGCGATCTGCACGCCCGGCAGGACAGGGCGGCGCTATCCGAGATATTTACGTCGCTGTGCATGCGGGTGGCCGACGATCTGAAGCGCAAGGGCTACGCCAGCCGAACGATCGGGATCAAGCTGCGCTATTCGGACTTTCATGCAGTGACCCGCGATGTGACCCTGCCGGTTGGCGTCAGCGATGGCGAGCAGATTCGCAAGGCGGCCGGTGAATGCCTGAAACGCGTTCCGCTGACGCAACGGATTCGACTGCTCGGCGTACGGGCCAGCGGTCTGGTTTCCCTGGATGAGGTCGAGATTGACTCCGGTTCGGTGCAGGCGGAGTTGCCGTTTTGA
- a CDS encoding PAS domain-containing hybrid sensor histidine kinase/response regulator, producing MQKAILDESPDGILVVDRENRIVSVNKRFYTTWDIPQPECSLDDLLHNVDTKILEYGLTKVLYPEQFLQRVQELYANPEMEDICEIQLKDGRTLKRHSNTLYGADGVYLGRVWYFRDITEMIASRQAREDSETRYRTAFQTSLDAIAITTLSDGIYVDVNQAFLDILGYERHDLIGHSSLELNIWVDPADRQSFSEKLRQEPLHLKFEARFRKKDGSIFWGLFSVSRLVLNGVPCLMSITTDITQRKTAETELVQHRDHLEHLVEERTAELLRAKEAAEAANVAKSAFLANMSHEIRTPLNAITGMAHLIRRGGLTPKQQEQLRKLEGAGEHLLSIINAILELSKIEAGKFVLSESAISVANILDNVASMLQMHVQTKHLTLNIEADGIPENLLGDPTSLQQALLNYAANAVKFTETGSVTLRVGLIEDHPEDALLRFEVEDTGIGIPEEAMARLFAAFEQADNTMTRKYGGTGLGLAITKKLAERMGGTSGASSIPGKGSTFWFTARLRKGSSPSPKSPSPKSATKESISAEEILKRDYPERRILLVEDEPINREVATVMLQDAALVVDTAEDGAEAVALVQRNCYDLILIDIQMPKMDGIEATRIIRTLLNGQGKPVIAITANAFSEDKTRCLAAGMNDFIAKPVEPEILYSTLLKWLAQPTGEPARELASSH from the coding sequence TTGCAAAAAGCCATTCTCGATGAGTCGCCGGACGGAATTCTCGTCGTTGACCGGGAAAACCGGATCGTTTCGGTCAATAAGCGTTTCTACACGACTTGGGATATCCCCCAACCGGAATGCTCGCTGGATGATTTGCTACATAACGTCGATACGAAAATCCTTGAATATGGGTTGACCAAGGTACTTTACCCGGAACAGTTTCTGCAACGCGTCCAGGAGCTGTATGCCAACCCCGAGATGGAAGATATCTGTGAAATCCAGCTGAAAGACGGACGCACCCTTAAACGCCACTCGAATACGCTGTACGGCGCAGACGGTGTGTATCTCGGGCGAGTCTGGTATTTCCGCGACATTACCGAAATGATTGCTTCAAGGCAGGCCCGGGAAGACAGTGAGACACGCTATCGCACCGCCTTCCAGACATCGCTCGACGCGATTGCCATTACGACCCTGAGCGACGGTATCTATGTCGATGTCAATCAAGCCTTTCTGGATATTTTGGGCTATGAGCGGCATGACTTGATTGGCCACAGCTCGCTCGAACTGAACATCTGGGTCGATCCCGCCGATCGGCAATCCTTTAGCGAAAAATTGCGCCAGGAGCCGCTGCACCTGAAATTCGAAGCGCGCTTCCGCAAGAAGGACGGTAGTATTTTCTGGGGCCTGTTTTCAGTTTCGCGCCTGGTACTAAATGGCGTTCCCTGCCTGATGTCCATCACCACCGACATTACGCAGAGAAAAACGGCAGAAACCGAACTGGTGCAGCATCGTGATCACCTGGAGCACCTGGTCGAGGAACGCACCGCCGAGTTATTGCGCGCCAAGGAAGCGGCAGAAGCCGCCAATGTGGCGAAAAGCGCATTTCTTGCCAACATGAGCCACGAAATCCGCACACCGCTGAATGCCATTACCGGCATGGCCCACCTGATCCGCCGCGGTGGCCTGACGCCGAAGCAACAGGAGCAGTTGAGGAAACTTGAGGGGGCCGGCGAGCATCTCCTGAGCATCATCAATGCCATCCTTGAGCTTTCGAAAATCGAAGCCGGAAAATTCGTCTTGTCCGAATCGGCGATCAGCGTCGCAAACATCCTGGACAATGTCGCATCGATGCTGCAAATGCATGTCCAGACCAAGCATTTGACCCTGAATATTGAGGCCGATGGCATCCCCGAAAACCTGCTCGGTGATCCGACATCCCTGCAACAGGCGCTGCTCAACTATGCGGCCAACGCGGTCAAATTTACCGAAACCGGCAGCGTCACCTTGCGGGTCGGCTTGATCGAGGATCACCCGGAAGACGCCTTGCTCCGCTTTGAAGTCGAGGATACGGGCATCGGCATTCCGGAAGAGGCGATGGCCAGGCTGTTCGCAGCCTTCGAACAAGCCGACAACACAATGACCCGGAAATACGGCGGAACCGGCCTGGGACTGGCGATCACCAAGAAGCTGGCAGAGCGGATGGGCGGCACCTCGGGGGCCAGCAGTATCCCCGGAAAGGGCAGCACCTTCTGGTTCACGGCACGACTCAGGAAAGGCTCATCGCCCAGCCCGAAATCGCCCAGCCCGAAATCGGCCACCAAAGAATCCATCAGCGCCGAAGAGATTCTGAAACGCGACTATCCGGAACGCCGCATCCTTCTGGTTGAGGACGAACCGATCAACCGCGAGGTCGCCACGGTCATGCTTCAGGATGCTGCCCTGGTCGTCGACACGGCTGAAGACGGTGCTGAAGCCGTCGCGCTGGTGCAACGAAATTGCTACGACCTGATCCTGATCGATATCCAGATGCCAAAAATGGACGGGATAGAAGCGACCAGGATCATCCGCACGCTACTGAATGGGCAAGGCAAACCGGTCATCGCGATTACGGCCAATGCATTCTCGGAAGACAAGACGCGCTGCCTTGCCGCCGGCATGAACGACTTCATTGCCAAGCCGGTCGAACCGGAAATCCTTTATTCGACCCTGCTCAAATGGCTGGCTCAGCCGACGGGCGAACCGGCTCGTGAGCTTGCCTCCAGCCACTGA
- a CDS encoding DUF302 domain-containing protein produces MFYIVESSKSFYEAGFDLEPVVQRLGFAILHTFDFSETLRRKGIELDEDCQVFEICNYRYAEKMLSLDMRLSLTLPWRISIFTQNGATMIGLTRPDTMPSILGENDELARTAAEIEAKMIMIVDETR; encoded by the coding sequence GTGTTTTATATCGTCGAAAGCAGCAAGTCATTTTACGAAGCCGGTTTCGATCTGGAACCGGTGGTCCAGCGCCTTGGCTTTGCCATCCTGCACACTTTCGACTTCAGCGAAACGCTTCGCCGCAAGGGCATCGAGCTGGACGAAGACTGCCAGGTATTTGAAATCTGCAATTACCGCTACGCCGAAAAGATGCTCAGCCTCGACATGCGGCTCAGCCTCACGCTGCCCTGGCGGATTTCGATCTTCACCCAGAACGGCGCGACGATGATTGGTCTGACCCGCCCCGACACGATGCCCTCAATACTTGGCGAAAACGATGAACTGGCGAGAACTGCCGCCGAAATCGAAGCCAAGATGATCATGATCGTGGACGAAACGCGCTGA